The genomic DNA TTCTGCAGGAGATAAAATGACAGCAGAAAAAAAATAACCCTTCGACTACGCTCAGGATGACAATAGCGATAGCGTCAGTTCGGGCGGAGCCGGGAACAAATATTAAATATTAGATAATATGTCAGACCATTCACACGACCACGAACACGCAGAGCACCATGAGGAACATCACGAGCAGAGTTTTATCTCCAAGTATGTGTTCAGCATGGACCATAAAATGATTGCCCGCCAGTTTTTGATTACGGCAATCTTCATGGCAGTCGCGGCAATGATGATGTCCACTCTTTTCCGCCTGCAGTTAGCATGGCCCGATGAAAAATTCGCCATCATGAACTGGCTGCTCGGAGATAAATGGGCGCCCGGTGGAAAAATGTCTCCCGATATTTATCTCGGTCTCGTTACCATTCACGGAACCATTCTCGTGTTTTTCGTTCTCACAGGAGGATTGAGCGGAACATTTGCGAATCTTCTCATCCCTTATCAGGTGGGCGCACGCGATATGGCATCACCGTTTCTCAACATGCTTTCGTTTCATTTCTTTTTCTGGGGAGCCGTTCTTATGATAGGAGGAATGTTTCTTCCCACAGGACCTGCCGCACCGGGATGGACGGTTTATCCTCCGCTCAGCGCGCTTCCGCAGGCAATGCCGGGTTCGGGAACAGGAATGACGATGTGGCTAATCAGCATGACGCTCTTTATTATTTCTGCGCTGCTTGCCGGTTTGAATTACATCATCACTGTGCTTAACCTTCGCACAATGGGAATGACCATGATGCGCTTGCCGCTCACTGTTTGGGCGCTGCTCATCACTGCCGTGCTCGGAGTGCTTTCATTTCCTGTTTTACTTTCCGCCTGTTTGTTGTTGATGTTTGACAGAATAATCGGAACCAGTTTTTATCTCTCGGATATTTATATTAACGGAACGCCATTGGAACATTCTGGCGGAAGCCCGGTTTTGTTTCAGCATTTGTTCTGGTTCTTAGGGCATCCGGAAGTGTACATCATTATTCTTCCCGCGCTCGGGTTGATGTCAGAAATAATTTCCACCAACGCGCGCAAACCGATTTTCGGATACAAAGCAATGGTGGGAAGTATTCTTGTGATTGCGCTTCTTTCATTTGTTGTGTGGGGGCATCACATGTTCATCACGGGAATGAATCCGTTTCTCGGTTCGGTGTTCGTGTTCACCACCGTGCTGATTGCAATTCCTTCCGCGGTGAAAGCATTTAATTACATTACCACTCTCTGGAAAGGAACTATTCGCTTTACGCCCGCGATGATGTTCGTGATTGGTGCGGTTTCCACTTTTATTACCGGAGGTGTAACAGGAATTATTCTTGCCGATGCCGCGCTCGATATTAACCTGCATGATAATTATTTTGTGGTGGCGCACTTTCACATTGTGATGGGATTGTCTGCCATTCTCGCCATGTGCGGAGGTGTTTACCACTGGTTTCCGAAAATGTTTTTACGCATGATGAATAAGAAACTGGGCTACTGGCATTTCTGGCTCACGTTCATTGCGGCTTACGGAGTATTTTTTCCGCAGCACTTTTTAGGATTGGCGGGCGTGCCGCGAAGGTATTACACCAACTCCGCGTTCCCCATGTTTGAAAATCTTATTGACATAGAAAAGATGAGCACCTGGTTTGCCATACTCGGAGCGGTGGCTCAGTTTATTTTCGTGTTCAACTTTTTCTACAGCATTTTCCGCGGCAACCGCGCTCCTAAAAATCCATGGGGCTCCAACACGCTCGAGTGGACAGTGGAAGTGGGGCATCATCACGGAAACTGGGGAAAACATCTTCCGGTGGTTCACCGCTGGGCGTATGATTACAGCAAACCCGGAGCGAAAGAGGACTTCATTCCGCAAACCGTTCCTCTTGAGCCGGGCGAACTGGATGAAGGGAAAGGATACCATTAAGAAAATGAGCAGGTGAAAAAATGTGAAAGTGAGCAGGTGAATGAATCTCACTTTCCCACGCTCTCACTTTCCCGTTTTCTTGTTTTCACACTTTTCACTTTTCACTTTTCACTTTTCACTTCCGCGCAGGTGGAAGATTCCATCCGTGTTGCTTTTCATTCAAAGCCAAAACTCATAGGAGGAATTAATACCAAGAATACGTTCATCAATGGATTTCGTTCGCCCATTTACACTGCGTATGCAGGGCTTGATTTTAATCACACGGTGAGAATAGGCGCGGGGCTTTCGTGGCTGCATCTTTCTCCCTATGAAAACGGAAGAGACAACACGCCTTTTTATCTGACTCAAACTTTTTCCGATACTTCAGGCGTACACGAGGTTCATCCTGAGTTGCAGTTCCGCTACATTAATTTATTTTTCGAGTACGTTTATTTCAAATCGAAAAAATGGCAGTTCAGTGTGCCGCTGCAGATTGGAATTGGCGGTTCAAGTTATCAATATAACTACAACGGAAAAAAAAATAGTGAAGATGCGCACACCATTCTTCTTTATGAGCCAACCGTTTCCGGTCAGTATAGAATTATAAA from Bacteroidota bacterium includes the following:
- a CDS encoding cbb3-type cytochrome c oxidase subunit I — translated: MSDHSHDHEHAEHHEEHHEQSFISKYVFSMDHKMIARQFLITAIFMAVAAMMMSTLFRLQLAWPDEKFAIMNWLLGDKWAPGGKMSPDIYLGLVTIHGTILVFFVLTGGLSGTFANLLIPYQVGARDMASPFLNMLSFHFFFWGAVLMIGGMFLPTGPAAPGWTVYPPLSALPQAMPGSGTGMTMWLISMTLFIISALLAGLNYIITVLNLRTMGMTMMRLPLTVWALLITAVLGVLSFPVLLSACLLLMFDRIIGTSFYLSDIYINGTPLEHSGGSPVLFQHLFWFLGHPEVYIIILPALGLMSEIISTNARKPIFGYKAMVGSILVIALLSFVVWGHHMFITGMNPFLGSVFVFTTVLIAIPSAVKAFNYITTLWKGTIRFTPAMMFVIGAVSTFITGGVTGIILADAALDINLHDNYFVVAHFHIVMGLSAILAMCGGVYHWFPKMFLRMMNKKLGYWHFWLTFIAAYGVFFPQHFLGLAGVPRRYYTNSAFPMFENLIDIEKMSTWFAILGAVAQFIFVFNFFYSIFRGNRAPKNPWGSNTLEWTVEVGHHHGNWGKHLPVVHRWAYDYSKPGAKEDFIPQTVPLEPGELDEGKGYH